In one Ornithinimicrobium pratense genomic region, the following are encoded:
- the sigM gene encoding RNA polymerase sigma factor SigM, with protein sequence MSTGTELAEVDDLTLLRRHQDGDRDAFGELFRRHRDRMWAVALRTARDPEVAADAVQDAFLNAFRRAGSFRGDSQVTTWLHRITVNACLDRLRRQRPTANLDDHDPVEPRDGHHAVEVRLDVRQALDQLPEGQRLALVLVDMHGMSVAEAAQVLEVAEGTVKSRCSRGREAMARLLRHREDEP encoded by the coding sequence GTGAGCACGGGCACTGAGCTGGCCGAGGTCGACGACCTCACCCTGCTGCGTCGGCACCAGGACGGCGACCGCGACGCCTTCGGTGAGCTCTTCCGTCGCCACCGGGACCGCATGTGGGCGGTGGCCCTGCGCACCGCGCGCGACCCGGAGGTGGCTGCGGACGCGGTGCAGGACGCCTTCCTTAACGCCTTTCGCCGAGCCGGGTCCTTCCGCGGGGACTCCCAGGTCACGACCTGGCTGCACCGGATCACGGTCAACGCCTGCCTGGACCGGTTGCGTAGGCAGCGGCCGACCGCCAATCTGGACGACCACGACCCGGTCGAGCCCCGCGACGGCCACCACGCGGTGGAGGTGCGGCTGGACGTGCGGCAGGCGCTCGACCAGTTGCCGGAGGGGCAGCGGCTCGCGCTGGTTCTGGTCGACATGCACGGCATGAGTGTCGCCGAGGCGGCGCAGGTGCTCGAGGTCGCGGAGGGCACGGTGAAGTCCCGCTGCTCACGCGGCCGGGAGGCGATGGCCCGCCTGCTGCGTCACCGGGAGGATGAGCCATGA